A single window of Solanum dulcamara chromosome 5, daSolDulc1.2, whole genome shotgun sequence DNA harbors:
- the LOC129888743 gene encoding vesicle-associated protein 2-1-like has protein sequence MSAGATNQLISVSPPELKFQFELDKQSYCDLKVTNSSDQCVAFKVKTTSPKKYFVRPNTGIIQPWDSGFIRVTLQAQKEYPPDMQCKDKFLLQSTIVTSDIDELPPDTFNKDGGRTVEECKLRVVYMSSHSSPGPYEDVFRQSTDFTSNQALQRIKDERDAAVRQTQQLIQDLEMMKRRRNRNDPGFSLRFAIVVGVIGLMVGFLLKLLSSPSVE, from the exons ATGAGTGCTGGTGCTACCAACCAGTTGATATCTGTTAGTCCTCCAGAGCTCAAATTCCAAT TTGAGTTGGACAAACAAAGCTACTGTGATCTTAAAGTCACAAACAGCTCAGATCAATGTGTTGCTTTTAAG GTGAAAACTACTTCTCCAAAGAAGTACTTTGTCCGACCAAACACTGGTATTATACAGCCTTGGGATTCAGGTTTCATTCGAG TCACCCTTCAAGCTCAAAAGGAGTACCCACCGGATATGCAATGCAAGGACAAATTCCTCCTACAGAGCACAATTGTGACTAGTGATATTGATGAACTTCCTCCAGATACC TTTAATAAGGATGGTGGAAGAACTGTAGAAGAGTGCAAGCTTAGGGTTGTTTACATGTCTTCTCATTCATCTCCTGGACCTTATGAAGATGTATTTCGACAAAGCACTGATTTCACCTCT AATCAAGCGTTGCAGCGTATAAAAGATGAAAGGGATGCAGCTGTCCGACAAACACAACAGCTGATACAGGATCTG GAAATGATGAAGAGACGAAGAAATCGGAATGATCCAGGCTTCTCTCTAAGGTTTGCAATTGTTGTGGGAGTCATTGGCCTAATGGTTGGCTTTCTGCTGAAATTGTTGTCTTCACCTTCAGTAGAATAG